Proteins encoded by one window of Vidua chalybeata isolate OUT-0048 chromosome 8, bVidCha1 merged haplotype, whole genome shotgun sequence:
- the KCNIP2 gene encoding Kv channel-interacting protein 2 isoform X1: protein MRSKGRKESLSDSRDLDGSYDQLTGNPPVQTKKALKQRFLKLLPCCRPKSIPSLSENSVEDEFELSTVCHRPEGLEQLQEQTKFTRKELQVLYRGFKNECPSGIVNEENFKQIYSQFFPQGDSSTYATFLFNAFDTDHDGSVSFEDFVSGLSTILRGTIDDRLNWAFNLYDLNKDGCITKEEMLDIMKSIYDMMGKYTYPAMREEAPREHVENFFQKMDRNKDGVVTIEEFLESCQKDENIMRSMQLFDSVI, encoded by the exons gCAACCCGCCAGTCCAAACTAAAAAAGCGCTGAAGCAGCGATTCCTCAaactgctgccctgctgccgGCCCAAATCCATCCCCTCGCTCAGTGAAA ACAGTGTTGAGGATGAGTTTGAGCTCTCCACCGTCTGCCACCGCCccgaggggctggagcagctgcaggagcagaccAAGTTCACCCGCAAAGAGCTGCAAGTCCTGTACCGAGGCTTCAAGAAT GAGTGCCCAAGCGGCATTGTCAACGAAGAAAACTTCAAGCAGATCTATTCACAGTTCTTCCCTCAAGGAG ACTCCAGCACCTACGCCACCTTCCTCTTCAACGCCTTTGACACTGACCATGATGGCTCCGTCAGCTTTGAG GACTTTGTGTCTGGGCTGTCCACCATCCTGCGGGGCACCATTGATGATCGCCTGAACTGGGCCTTCAACCTCTATGACCTGAACAAAGATGGCTGCATCACCAAAGAG GAAATGCTGGACATCATGAAGTCCATCTATGACATGATGGGCAAATACACCTACCCGGCCATGCGGGAGGAAGCACCCCGGGAGCATGTGGAGAACTTCTTCCAG AAAATGGACCGGAATAAGGATGGCGTGGTGACAATCGAGGAGTTCCTGGAGTCCTGCCAGAAG GATGAGAACATCATGCGATCCATGCAGCTGTTCGACAGCGTGATTTAG